The following proteins are encoded in a genomic region of Amphiura filiformis chromosome 18, Afil_fr2py, whole genome shotgun sequence:
- the LOC140139330 gene encoding uncharacterized protein, translating to MSWSVLWQMEPLRISFLCRSTYDLLPTPANLSVWYEDKTDCCIACGKKGTLQHILSACTPALASGMYTWRHNNVLGLLVEAVKLQVDQNNVSQAPNNTKRYISFVKEGSQSRSYSSSSRSSILSSADDWCIRADLAGKGGFPREILITTLRPDIVIWSEAGKEVIIGELTVPWEDNIDEAHERKLTKYSELRAECKDRGWKASCYPFEVGFIF from the coding sequence ATGTCTTGGAGCGTGCTCTGGCAGATGGAACCTCTTCGCATCTCATTTCTGTGCAGGTCAACATATGACCTATTACCAACACCAGCCAACCTGAGCGTCTGGTATGAGGACAAGACGGATTGTTGCATTGCGTGTGGAAAGAAGGGAACTTTGCAGCATATTCTGAGTGCATGTACACCTGCTCTTGCGAGTGGTATGTACACCTGGAGGCACAATAACGTCCTCGGATTGTTAGTGGAGGCAGTCAAGCtgcaagttgatcaaaataatgtttcacaAGCTCCAAACAATACCAAGCGTTACATATCATTTGTGAAGGAGGGCTCTCAGTCCAGGTCATATAGTTCCAGTTCAAGATCGAGCATCCTTTCTTCAGCAGATGACTGGTGTATTAGAGCTGATCTGGCTGGCAAAGGAGGATTTCCAAGAGAGATATTGATCACCACACTCCGTCCAGATATTGTCATATGGTCAGAGGCTGGAAAAGAAGTGATCATTGGAGAGCTGACTGTTCCATGGGAAGACAACATTGATGAAGCTCATGAGAGAAAATTGACCAAGTATTCAGAATTGAGAGCAGAATGCAAGGATAGAGGTTGGAAGGCTTCTTGCTACCCCTTCGAAGTcggtttcattttctga